AACAGTCTTATTTGTTTCAAGGCTGgatatagtgaagtgttgttatagaggacatatattataacataacacaTATATTGGTTCCGAGAAAAACTTGATTTCTATAGTGAATGACTATTTTATAGGGATACTGTTATAGAGATGTCTGACTATATACTAAAAGTTTTTAAATGTCTTTTGTACGAGTAATAAAAAATCTTAAAAAACAGATAATATGGATCGAAGGATCAGAACAACTCACTTGAAATCATTACTATGAAGGATCTTCCGAGTTCCTTTAATGCTTGATTCTGATCCATCAACTTCATATAGTTCTTCCCCTTCAACATTAGCCACACGCCATTTACGAACCGCGGCGACGAATACTTGAGCGACACGTGGCAAAGGATTACCAAAGGATTTAACATACTTATAACCAGGAGTACCCAACAAGAAAATGAACAAGCCCAAAAGTGCAGCAGCAGTAGAAGCCCAAAAACCAAGAGTCCATTTACCACCATCTTCATAATATACCAAAATAGTATTGGAAATCAAAGATCCAGCATTAAGTGCAAAGTAAAAGTATCCAAAATAAGCTGCTCTTGAGATTTTTTCTTTAGGATTTGCCTCATCAAATTGATCAGATCCAAATGTTGCAATTGTAGGTTGATGACCACCATAGCCAAGAGCCACTAAATAAATGGCTAAGTAAAATAATGCAGTGCCAAGAGGAGATGGGGGTACACAATTCAGTATTCCATCTCCACATCCATTAGGTTTGATCAAGAAAATCCAAGAAGTAATTGACATGATCACCAATCCCTGATTTAATCACATATCAAGTTAGTTAGTAACAATGCATGGGATTTAATTTATATACACAGACGATGTAAAAGAGTTCTGCACGATATATGTGATCAGTCATGTTATAGTAGGTTAAaaggggcagcccggtgcacgaGGCATCCCGCGTTTACGCGAGGTCCGAGGAAGAGTCGCACCCCAAAGGTTGTGGTGTAGACAGCCTATCCTAATACAAGCATGAGTGGCTGATTCCATGGCTCGatcccgtgacctataggtcacacggagatAACTTTACTGTTGCTCCAAGGCCCCTCTTCTCATGTTATAGCTAGTTATCTACCTTATTTTCTAAGTAAGTAATTCTACTTAGTATACACGACGTAGTTATGTTTTAAACGATCTGATAGCATAAATTTCTCTTTACATTATCAGTAGTCTATATAAGTTAAATTCATAACGATGATAATAACTATTGTATATATAGATATCCTCTGTTTAGAAAAGAAACTTTGCCCTAACTAGTTTTAGATCTAGTATTATCCCATTCCATTTTATATGGCACTATTGAGTGCGACCATaatttatgaaagaaaaaaaagacttttgacacatcaaaaatatccttATAACCTATGTTGCACGGACTCTTCAACAACAATGTCGCATTTATGTCGAATGAGGATCCGACACGCACCGGACGATATTTTTGAAGAATCCGAACAACATAGCTTAATAAATTTGTGATCCTTAAACAAGTGTCAGGATATTCAAAAATACACTTATAACCTATGTTGCACGCACTTTCCAATAGTGATGCCGCACCCATGTCGGATGAGGATCGGACATGTACTGGACGATACTTTTGAAAAGTCCGAACAACATAGCTTATAACTTGTGATCTTAAACATGTGAGATGATATTCCTATAACTACAACAACTTATCGTTAaggataaaataaaaagtttactCATAATATATTTAATTACCAGGAGGAGAATAAGCTGAAAGATGGCACAAGTGAGAAAACGACCCCAGTAAGAGTCACTGATGAAAGCTCCCAAAAGGGAACACAAATAAACAGTTCCAGTCCATTTGCTGACATTGTTAGCTGCAGTTGCATTATCTTGTCCCAACACTCTGACTAAGAACAGTACTAAGTTCACCCCAACACCAAAGAATGCTAGTGTTGCTAATCCTTGGTTTACTGCAACCaccaaaatataaaaatagatcatTAGCCAATAGTTCCACTTTTATGTTGCTCAGACTATTCAAAAGTGCAGAAAAATGAAGTattatcaaaggcgaaaagcgcaaaaaaAACTAGAAGGTGTGTTagggctttaagcgcaaagcgcAAACAAAGCGTAGGCTTTGATGAAGAAAAGcgcaatttgaaaaaaaaactacAAATGCGTATGTGTAGTCCGAGACTAATACCTATAAGCATGAACACCAAATATATGAACAAAAAAATTGAATATTTTTTACGATTCATTGTTTAGTGTCGACTCTTTAGGATTACACTCATTGACAAGGAAAAGTATGCCTTAGAGCCTTGATGATAACACTAAAACTCCCGCTAAGCGAGGCGAAACGCCCAACCTGTTTTGAGCTTCGATTTAGGGCTTAAGCATGCCTTTGATAACATCGAATAGATGCGTGTCAAATCCCACATAAATCCAATATGGATGCGACAACATATTTGGGAAGTCCGCGCAACATTTACTTTAATAGGAAATTATACCATtagatttaatttaatttaatttaatgtAAATATACCTAAACAAAGAAATGCTGAATACCATCCTCCAGTTTTTTTGCTTCTAAGGACTTTAAGCTTGATGATAACTTTCTGCTTGAAGCCATTTTTCACTCCAGCTGAATTCTTTTCATTTGTCTGTgccaaaaaaggaaagaaaatattaATAATTAGGTTAACAGTCTCCATTTTTTCCATccttttaataattgttcttatttccattttttccatccttttaataattgttcttattttattttattttgtgaatAGTCATATATATGAACGTGTGCAATGAAAAGCACGTGTTAAATTAAAAAATCCCTTAAAAGtataataataatgaaaaaaggAAAATCCCACCAATATTTAAAAGGAGAAATTGGGCCCTGCCATTTACTAAGAGAAAAGTAAGATAGAGCTATTTAAAAGTGATAATTTGTACCTTCCAATTAAGTCCAATAATTCCACTAATAATATTTGCTCTaatctatgttgctcggactatATATTTAATATTGCTACTGTACTCGTGTTCGATCCTTAAAAAATATACCATTTTTAAAGATTCTAACACGATATAATGATATTTTTAAAGAATACGAGCAACGGAAGTTTAACAATATGAAAGCTTTCACTAATGCAAAGAGAAAATAATATGAATAAAAGCAGTCCTAACCTGTACTTGCATGGCGTTAGTTGACACAATTGTTGCCATTTGGGATAATCTCTGTAAAATTCAGATGCAAAACAaattatatactatactataaaTTACAGAATAACGAAAAGGGAGTAAAAAGCCACAACAAGAAATATCTTAATAATTAGGTTTAGTTTCTTCACTTTCATTACACTAtcaatgtgtgtgtgtatatatatatatacacatacatactTATATTTAGACAAGTATATTTTTTCGTTATTTAGCTGAAGATATATAAGAAACAACATAGTCTATATTTAATACATTGTGTAACATCGTGAATATTTTTGGCATTGAAATCGCTATTATGTCCATAATGTCAATATAAACAAGGCGGATGCTATCATAAGTCATTAGTTTTTCCATGTAAATGAAAAATAATCAGAATATGGTACTGAGTATAAATTGTAAAAAAAAGAACTCAATTCATTTTGGGGAGAATAAAACTTACTAGAAGTGCTTGACTGCAGAGAAATATTATGAATATTTGCCTTAGCAATTATATGCATGCAAGTGAAAGAATGATGAAAATTGATAGAGAAAATAGCTCAATATATAGAAAGTATAACCAAACTGTCGTTTTCAAAATGATCTAAAAATATATTTAGGACAAGTTTTCAGATTCATTGAAAGCCTTTAAAAGTGGATTTCATGACCTATGTGAAAATCATtctttttcctaatttttttCCTCACTTTAAATCAATTGGTTTTGTCTTTTCAACAACACCAATAATAAATCCACTGAAATTTCAAAAATGGAGTCCAGGAAGGGTCAGTGTGTACGCAAACTTTAGCCTAATTTATGAAGATAGataggttgtttccgatagaccctcggcccaagtaaagaaaaaaaagcaGCAACAACAAGCAGTGACAACATCAAGATAAGATGATAAGGAAATCGAAGTGAATCTATACTACGAGAAAGGAGAAGGGATACACTCGACTATCTACTAATATTGTACCCTAATTTTCGACCTCCACACTCTCCTATATCAAGGTTCATTAGTTATGTCTTTTCGTGGTCCtttaattttttaaattcatGCATCACTGACTACATAGAAACAGTATCTCATAGTATTCAACATTAATCAAAATAGCATATGAAACTTTTTCACCAACTCTCAAATCTAAGCAAGAATAAGATTTATTAGATAAATGTCATATTCAATTTCAGTGATAAAAAATAGGACAAACAATTTGACATCTTTGTTTATATTTTTCTACTTTAGGTGTTGTTGTCAATCAAGAAAAAGCAAGAAACTATCTATGGATGTAAATATTCAGGCAATTTTTACTTGTAGGTGAAGTATTATATATATGTGTTTACACTATCAAACATTGAGAAATTTCCATtaagtaataataataacatCATACTAATATTCATAAGATTTGACAAAGATAAGAGAAAGaatcttattttaaaatatattgtTAAAGGATTTAAGTTGTATACACAAAGCGGAAAGAATTTTTACGCTATAAATGCGACACAATATATTAAGATTCAAACCTTTTACGGAACTTGGTTGCTGAGAAATTCGTGATAGTATTGGGTTCTGGTGAAGGAGAAGAACGTGTATCGATAAGCTCAATCGTCAGAACTGACTGATAAATCACTTGACTCTCAGGAATATCAATAATACTAATAAAATTGTTAGTAAAACCTTTTGTCATTTATGGtgagaatgaaaaaaagaaggaTGTTAAAACTCTTAATCTTGCAAAGGGAAGACAAATCAAGAAATTTTCACACTTGAAAGTTCTTCAAACCTCTCATTATTTCACTAATCAAAGAAATTAATATAAAGACACGAACAAGAAATCCTAATTCTTGAAGATTATGGATgaagagaattaaaaaaaatggaGAGATTGATAATTAAGTGATAAGAAGTGACGTCTATCTTTTTATAAAGTTTT
The Nicotiana sylvestris chromosome 11, ASM39365v2, whole genome shotgun sequence DNA segment above includes these coding regions:
- the LOC104238750 gene encoding protein NRT1/ PTR FAMILY 7.1, with translation MATIVSTNAMQVQTNEKNSAGVKNGFKQKVIIKLKVLRSKKTGGWYSAFLCLVNQGLATLAFFGVGVNLVLFLVRVLGQDNATAANNVSKWTGTVYLCSLLGAFISDSYWGRFLTCAIFQLILLLGLVIMSITSWIFLIKPNGCGDGILNCVPPSPLGTALFYLAIYLVALGYGGHQPTIATFGSDQFDEANPKEKISRAAYFGYFYFALNAGSLISNTILVYYEDGGKWTLGFWASTAAALLGLFIFLLGTPGYKYVKSFGNPLPRVAQVFVAAVRKWRVANVEGEELYEVDGSESSIKGTRKILHSNDFKKLDKAAIVTEEDRQRPAFNPWRLCTITQVEEAKCIIRMCPIWLCTIMYSVIFTQMASLFVEQGEVMDATIGHFRLPAASMSAFDICSVLACTFLYRFMVVPLAGKISGNPKGLTELQRMGVGLVIGMLSMVAAGVTEIYRLKHVIPGKEASSLSIFWQIPQYILVGASEVFMYVGQLEFFNGQAPDGIKSLGSSLCMASMSLGNYVSSMLVNMVMTITARGERHGWIPENLNNGHIDRFYFLLFGLALVDLFAFVVFAKWYKGIQHEGSDESCTKEGVKESQVLDKV